CCGACTGGCGTAGGTCGGACCGGAAATGCCGATGTACACGCCGTCGCGCAATTCCTGATCGCGGGCACGCGCGAGTTGCTTGACCCGTTCGCGCAGTTGCGGGTCGTAGGCGTCGAACATGCCCGGAAAGCGTTCGCCAAAACGGGGTTCGTTGGGGCCGATGAGTGGGTTGGTGCCGGTAAAGTTGATGAAATCGCGGTGCAGCATCAGGTCGCCGGCTTTCCACTCGGCACGCAGACCGCCCGCTGCCGAAGTGATCACGAACACCCGGGCGCCGAGCGCATGGGCCACGCGCACCGGAAAGACGACCTGCCCGGGAGTGTAGCCCTCGTAATAGTGCACCCGGCCCTGAAACGCCACCACCGGTCGGTGGCCAAGCTCACCCAGCACGAGCGCACCGGCGTGACCGGGCGCAGTCGAGACCGGAAAGTGAGGAATCTCGGCGTAGGGTATCTTGATGGCGTTCGTCAGCTCGTCGGCCAGACCACCGAGTCCGGAACCGAGGGTCAGGCTCACCTCGGGAATGAGGTTCGCCCGCTCGCGCACGAAGTCACGCGCTGCCATCACGTCGTCAAAATGCGTCATGTCCGCATTGTGGAGTCTGCCCTGGCGCACGGCAAGGCACACGAC
The Deinococcus peraridilitoris DSM 19664 genome window above contains:
- a CDS encoding purine-nucleoside phosphorylase, whose protein sequence is MTHFDDVMAARDFVRERANLIPEVSLTLGSGLGGLADELTNAIKIPYAEIPHFPVSTAPGHAGALVLGELGHRPVVAFQGRVHYYEGYTPGQVVFPVRVAHALGARVFVITSAAGGLRAEWKAGDLMLHRDFINFTGTNPLIGPNEPRFGERFPGMFDAYDPQLRERVKQLARARDQELRDGVYIGISGPTYASRAELVAYRAWGADAIGMSTVPEVIAARHLGARVIGISTITDLAIPEHHEHAGEQEVIRVAQASAQRLAGLVRDIVATL